One genomic window of Pocillopora verrucosa isolate sample1 chromosome 8, ASM3666991v2, whole genome shotgun sequence includes the following:
- the LOC136283106 gene encoding uncharacterized protein, whose translation MVFGHRNCAVFGCHNSGKKLEKWASQQCEVHDCLHGTPPCDCPLPFKLFPFPTERKNNEGRKRWIHLLKRKGPKGEVWQPNNSSRVCNEHFVDGKPTKENPDPVLKMGYETKSTRNRKPPTDRSSLLEEMKRLRTQDNTQDNTQDNIQDDTQDNAHDSQDAPVIQEPSSSSFITEEEHCTTAGRPDHITHDHAYSFGWYNLEDPDFCMKEKCLQERLKQFNEIKDLKEKLQELESELKACKIKLKARQRKGLEHSDLKTNSSVRLLTGLPSKRVFNKLFEVVKGNIKKVNYWSGPKKSTKKGRNFKKTPNKFGPKRALSEKDEFLLTLMKLRLGSTNADLAQRFGISTTNVTNVVTTWVKILASELKCLVYNPSIDVVKATLPAKFKKPGYSNVRHIIDCTEIFIETPSDPNLRAATWSDYKHHNTAKLLVSITPHGFFNFLSKAWGGRTSDVHLTRESSFYDIIEPGDEVMADRGFTIAEDLLIRSSRLHIPPGKRGQEQFTKAEVAKTKEIANLRIFVEQAIRRLKTFRLIKHELPISLLGSIDNIVLICAALCNLYRPLGKK comes from the coding sequence ATGGTCTTTGGGCACAGAAATTGTGCAGTATTTGGGTGCCATAACAGTGGGAAAAAGCTTGAGAAATGGGCTTCACAGCAATGCGAAGTTCACGATTGTTTACACGGCACTCCGCCATGTGACTGTCCGCTGCCGTTCAAGCTATTTCCGTTCCCTACTGAACGCAAAAACAATGAGGGTAGAAAGCGCTGGATCCATCTTCTAAAGAGAAAAGGCCCGAAAGGAGAAGTCTGGCAACCTAATAATTCGTCGAGAGTCTGCAATGAGCACTTTGTTGATGGGAAACCCACGAAAGAAAACCCTGATCCTGTACTCAAAATGGGCTACGAGACAAAGTCTACTCGTAACCGTAAACCGCCTACTGATAGATCATCATTACTAGAAGAAATGAAACGTTTAAGAACTCAAGATAATACTCAAGATAACACACAAGATAATATTCAAGATGATACTCAAGATAATGCACATGATAGTCAAGATGCTCCTGTGATTCAAGAACCAAGTAGTTCCTCGTTTATAACAGAAGAAGAACATTGTACTACTGCCGGTCGACCCGACCATATCACTCACGATCATGCATATTCGTTTGGCTGGTACAACCTAGAAGATCCTGACTtctgtatgaaagaaaaatgcttgCAGGAAAGACTCAAGCAGTTCAATGAGATCaaagatctcaaagaaaaactccAAGAACTTGAAAGTGAACTCAAAGCATGTAAGATAAAACTCAAGGCCAGACAGCGTAAGGGACTAGAACattctgatttgaaaacaaattcatctgTTCGTCTACTAACCGGCCTACCATCAAAACGAGTATTCAATAAGTTGTTTGAAGTAGTGAagggaaacattaaaaaagtaaactactGGAGTGGCCCAAAAAAATCtactaaaaaaggaagaaacttcaaaaaaacaccaaataagTTTGGCCCTAAAAGAGCTTTGTCAGAAAAAGATGAGTTTCTTTTGACCTTAATGAAACTTCGACTTGGATCAACAAATGCTGACTTAGCACAGAGGTTTGGAATTTCAActacaaatgtaacaaatgttGTTACTACCTGGGTGAAAATCCTAGCAAGTGAACTTAAATGTTTGGTTTACAATCCCTCCATCGATGTTGTGAAAGCAACTTTGCCCGCAAAGTTTAAAAAGCCAGGCTACTCTAATGTACGCCACATCATTGATTgcacagaaatatttattgaaacccCAAGCGACCCAAACCTTAGAGCAGCTACGTGGTCAGACTACAAGCATCACAACACTGCTAAGCTGTTGGTATCAATAACACCACatggttttttcaatttcttatcCAAAGCATGGGGAGGGAGAACTTCAGATGTGCATCTGACAAGAGAATCATCATTTTATGATATCATTGAACCTGGCGATGAAGTGATGGCAGACCGTGGATTCACAATTGCTGAAGACCTCTTAATCAGAAGCTCAAGACTACACATCCCCCCTGGTAAACGTGGACAAGAGCAGTTCACTAAAGCTGAAgttgctaaaacaaaagaaattgcaaatcttAGAATCTTTGTTGAGCAAGCAATAAGACGGTTGAAGACGTTTAGACTGATAAAGCATGAACTACCAATATCACTGCTTGGCAGTATAGACAACATTGTACTTATTTGTGCAGCCTTATGTAACTTGTATAGACCCTTgggtaaaaaatga